GGTGTAGTGCTGTTACCATGATCGCTTTATATAATGGCCGTCCCCGGATGTCCGAATGGGCTTTGCCTTCTGTAGCGTGACGTCTCATATACCTGAGCTGTCAAATATACAACTATCTCTTCATATCTGCATCATGGcgtggacgaagaagccCTACATGGGGCTTACTGGAGGATGGCTTACATTCTGGGTGTCAGTGAGTTACTCCCCTGACGACGTGGTTACGATATAAGGGGGTGCTGATGAGGCTGTGAGTGCAGTTGGCTTGCGCGACTGATATGACTCTGTTTGGATACGACCAAGGTGTCTTTAGTACGTTTGATACTACCTTTTCTGGCCTTTAATAGAACTAACCGATGGTTCCACAGGCGGTGTGGTCGTTACACCGGACTTCCTCGAGATCCATGACCTCGTTGGACCTACGAAGACGAAAATCCTATCTACGGTTACCGCTATCTACGATGTCGGCTGTTTCTTCGGTGCTATGCTTGCTTTTACGGCGGGTGAAAGGCTGGGACGAAAGAAGACCATTCTCCTTGGAAGTCTGATCATGGCTATTGGAACAGTTCTCAAGGCGTCATCCTATAGTCTGGCCCAGATGTTTGTGGGTCGAGTGGTGttaccgtgcttaatcatctggcgcccggacccacctggcgcccgatttctatacacaacaacactactaaaaatgaagcttttgaacccaatacattctatatttcttaaagatcttttagtgtggcaaatttgacgcgctgaaaaccctatatacacttttaatcgtcacgaaaccggtgggggaggcgaatctggcgccctcgacgatttatcgttgtagaggactcttcaacaacctcagcttcctggacaacaatatcgtgcttattttgaggcgttgaaggtgtagattgcttctttttaccctttctagcagttctgatatcattttgaagctgactatccacttccttagctatccgcgcctcctcctttgcagcctctttttgacgtttcttctcctcagcttgctgcacgcggagttgcttattagacgcctgaatcctctttctttcctcaataattagtcgcttctcctccttttcttgctggcggcgaagtttagcctcttctcttgaagctttagcatccttaattgcctggtccttctccttctggagatcccgtgcttgctggatcttctttggagaatagaacactgcattaccactttctgcatcctgaagttggaatataagcggtttaccacgctggcgtttccttttctcattcaccaacgcttcctcaaggccctggcagcggagtttcagtataatattctctgtAGAGAGGTGGTACATCGTAGAGCTTAGTTTCTTAGTGTTTTggtcataaacatcagaaacaacttgttttaaaagtctttctatcctccgccagtcctctgcttgcagtactgactttgacgattcactagatgatggtctttcctctggtagcttggtaaaccttgctagaaccttctccggattccatggccataatccaacagatctccatgaactctcaatattttttgctgtcaaagccgtttcccagctctcccaaaagagaggaaagaagtctcgcTTGCTAATTGCACTGATGCCTTGAGAGTTATGCAAAAATCGTTCTAATCGATCCCcatacgccttggagagaggagcaaagatcccaacatctaatggctgcagggaatgcgtggaatgaggcggaaaggtaatagtaaggatcttattactatcacagaagtctaaaaacttcattgtgacatgagatccatggccatcaaggattagaagccgccaacgccttctagctttctccttggtctcgcgatcaaatacatctcgaagccaggcgtatcctagatcattgttggtccatccagatggcgaggatgcaaaaaaacactggtgtgagttctcttcaaagccctgcagccagctatcttgaagctttccagataccgtttgatatataagaccaggagaaagagaggtcttatctgcacagatacaggcaattgttgtgatccactctctattaccatcctgaacccgctgtCGAATACCCTCACGCTCGTAGGTGCGCCTAGaaaagactctcttgcctttaggaagaattcctataagaaaccctttttcgtccatattgtaaatatcctcttgctgaatatcatattcccgtattttccgctcaagcgcatcaaagtataaagagtaatataatgcagaatcagcccgcttgcgtgaggcatccatggcagttgtatagcggttgacaagctcgtcctcatgtcgctttacaaagcgcgaaacccagttctttccaggcggttttccagcaatttcctccgcaaaattagcaatcatctggtgggatggaaataggccggatctcgtcaatctattaatataatttaaaaggtcttttgtctgttggttgttgagaaatcgttggttggcatactgctcttctttcgagcgttgaaccccgcgatgatgcctAGAAAGCGTTGATCGGTTTAAACCATACTTATTTGCaactttagtatagttaatcgattcgctaggatccagagaatctaaatatgccagcgccgcatccattgaagtcatattgaatgagttatgaggtgctgaagtctacaggaaaatgtcggtgtataagagaaatcgggcgccaggtgggtccgggcgccagatgattaagcacggtagGGCAAGTCTACACTGAGGCATCTCTATATACACACCAGGACTAACATTAGCTGCAGTATCGGCAATGGTCTGAGCACTGCAACGGCACCAGTCTGGCAAACAGAAACTGCACAAGCGAAATGGAGAGGAAAACTCGTTATCCTCGAGCTAGGGCTCAACGTTGGTGGTTACTGCATTGTTAACTGGATCAACTACGGTCTATCTTTCCGAGGAGGAGCTATTGCGTGGCGTTTGCCTCTCGCCTTGCAGCTTTTCTTTATAATCGTTCTGTTTGCAACCATTCCGTGgcttccagaatccccaCGGTTGGTTTTACACGCAAGACGGAAGAAGGCAATGATCTAACGCAGTGCCAATCTAGATGGCTCCTATCCCACGGCTACGACGATGAGGCCATTGAGGTGCTTGCATGCATCGAGGCCATGGACCTCGACGACCCGTACATCAGAACCCAATACGATGAAATTAAATATAGCATTGCATACGAAAGCGACAACGCTGTACGCTGGCGGGATCTTATACGCCGAAACAAGACCGATAGTACAAAGACACTTCGCCGGCTAGTGCTAGGAGCCAGTACACAAGCTATCCAGCAATTCCAAGGTTTGTTTATAACAGGACACCCTCCATCCTACTGGATTTCACAGACATCCACTAACAAGCAATACCGTCAAGGAATAAACATCATGTCCTATTATTTGCCAACCGTTTTGATAAACTCCGTCGGTCTCTCAAACACCATGGCTCGACTCCTAACAGCCTGCAACGCAACATCAtacttcatcttctcctgCGTCGCCGTAACCATGATCGAACGCTTCGGCCGCCGAGGCCTAATGCTCCTCTCCGGATCAGGCCaattcttctccttcctcatcataACAATCCTGCTCCACCTCGCAACAACCGATAGAATATACGGCACCGCCTCAgtagccttcttcttcctctaccACGTCGCATTCGGATTGGGAATGCTCGGAGTCCCATGGCTATACCCAACCGAGATCAACTCATTGCCCATGAGAACAAAAGGAGCAGCTGTTGCAACGGCGACAAATTGGTACGTAATCCAGTATCTTCTTTCCCACTGAACAAGTCCAATTAACATCTCTCTTACGCAAAGGATAACAAACTTCGCCATCGTCGAAATCACTCCGATCGGAATCCAGGAAATCGGCTGGAAATTCTGGATCGTCTGGACTGTCCTGAACGCAGTATTCTTGCCGATTATATACTTCTTCTATCCTGAAACTGGTTCGTACCTACCCATTTATTTTTGCCGTACCTCCCGATTTAGCTCCGACTAAACTACAATTCACACACCCTATACGCTCATTGCGAGTTATTTTATGTATATCCATGCTGATATTACCGAAGCAAACCGCACACTAGAAGACATAGACGCGTATTACCGTTCCAATCCACCGTTGATCGTTGTCGGAGATCCAGACGTCACCTCCGCCAGACGCCCGCTAAAATACATCCAgcgcgaggatgaagaggtcCAGAAAAGGGCAAAGGGAGCGCATCTTACTGGACCCAAGTCTGATGGGGCCTGTGTGGAGCATGTAAATTAATGGTACCTTTACAGTTGGATGTTGTACCTGTTCGGAGCTGAGTGATCATGATTGTTTCTGCGATATAACTATAACACATCGGCTTTTATATTTGATGAACAGGAAACCCGAGAGAAGAGAATGTTTTCGTGTCACTTTGCTACGAGTTATGcattataaagaaaaaaaaaaaaaaaagaaacaagaactGCCATAAAGAGGGATATCTGAGACAATAGCATGCAAcgaaataaataaaaaaccGCAAAATAACCCTGCAATCGCTAATATAACCGATAGGCCAACGTCGCTTTTGTATTTCACCTCTCTCAGCTTTGGTAGTTGTAGAAGACTCGGTGGAGTTGCCCTGTTAAGCCCCTCACCTATAATTGGTTGGGGTATTGCATAGCCGGATGGTGAGCGAGATCTGGCATAGTGACTCCCGATGAATCCCGGGAGTACTTTGACGACGGTGCATATTCATTTGCACTGGGCATCCGCATCGGGTTGAGTGGTGGGGAAATTTTGATGGGAATGCGCGGCATGCTCGCTGCCGTTGAGGAGCGGCGGAGTGGAGGGCTTGATGTACTGTACGAAGGTAACGTGTCTTCACGCTTGGTGCTGAGGCGGAATGATCGTTGACTGCATGTTCGTGAGGCAACCTTATGCGGAGCAACGGCTCCGTAGACACGGACGTGGCGTGCACTAACACCAATATCACGGTCTGCAAAAGCAAAGTTCTGTATGCCAATTAGTGTAAATCAAAGTGTGGGGGAAATAAGGCTTACCGCAACAACATTAAGGGCGCTGACAACGAGAGCCAAGATTCCCGCTGATATGATGATTCTCCAAAATGTGAGCCCAAGCTCTTCTTGGCTTGTAGCCTTTGTATTGAGGTCGCCCAATGCTCCAATTCCAAGTATCAGCATTGCGAACGCTAGTGTGACAAATCCAGAGTCTTCGCCGAGGGATGGCCAGTGACGGTCAAAGTATCCGCGGAAGAATGGGAGTTCTGATACTATGAGGAAAACTGGTCTCTGTTAGCATGTCTACCAAGGAACGCAGGGATTGAAACAGAAAGCACTCACTGCAGACGCCAATTGCAATGGCATGTCCAACAGCttcgaaaaagaagaaactgGTCAGAAGGTCAATCTTGACCAGCATGACCGCATGGGCTGCAATCATATcaaggaagacgatgatgtTTATGACCCGAAGTGCATTGAGGATCACGTATCCTGGACCAGCCAGTGACTCTTTCAACGAGGCCATCATAATTGCGGCTGTGCTTGATAGAAGAACGATGAAAAGAAATGCAACAATTAGTTGTACAGCGCGAGCTATAGCGGTATCTGGATTTGTTCTCAGGAGATGCCTGTTCCCAACTGAGTAGAAGAAATGAAATAGAGGAAAGACAGGCTCAAGGCGCTGACCAGCAGCAAAACTTGGTATCGAACAAACTGAAGGGGAAAAttaagaagagaaagaaccACGAAGCCTTGCTAAGGCGTcaagagagaaggagggacAGCCAGGTGGCAGTCCATGGCGAGTGGGCAGGCGGGCGCTATTAACCAGCCTGATACGCGAGCACCCCATTGTAAAGCAGGCGCCTTGAATCAACGCACAATGATAGCGGTGGAAGACACAATGGGCTGAATAGGGTCCTGAAACAAAATGCAGGGCCCATTGAGAATGCGAGTCCATTGATGTCCATTCATTTTAGCGCCAAGGAGGTTCCTTGTGTTTCTCTCCTTTGGCGCCGAGTGCTCTGAAGCTGTACCAGGAGCTATGACCAAGAAATTTCATCGATGCGAGAGCCTTCTAATTATAATGGATGGAGTCATATCTTTCCTAGTAAGGCAGAAAATGGCCCCGTCGGGATGGATTTGTTGCAgcttggatgttggagaggaggatggagtggGTGAGAGGCCGCGATGCCCTGTCGACTGAAACTGAGCGCCAAACGATTGGCCCTcgcttcttccatcttcctcttcttctcacTCTCGCCCCGGTCGGTCATTCTCCAGATTACTTTTAATTTGTCGACTATTTTAGAATTACGCTATTAATATGGGCGCTTAGGCTCTCCACGATCCAGGGTCCCGCACTTGTTTTCGTCGGCTGTCCTAACCGTCTTGATAGGGACAATGGGACTTGCACCATCACATCTTGACGACTCGGTCGAAATTCAGTTTGAAGCTATTATTGAAGCTTAAGTCTTATTTGATGTCTTTTCAGGGTGAAATTGAGCTCAGAGCCGAGTATCATCATCAATTCACTGTCATGCGCCATGAACAGTCCCCGCAGCAAGGCGCTTCTGCTGTCTGCCCGGCCAGCTCCTGCATGCAGCCGCGTGGGAACTCCCAACAATTGGACGTTCCCATGGCTGTTTCGCGCGCACTAAAGAAAGCAATCGGAGTGGATATTCTTAAATATGGGTAGGCGTCTTTGCATGCCCGACGGCCCAAGAATGCCCACGACAAGGGTTTATACCATCAGCTGCTATGGTACGTCCAGAAATTACCATAAACCAGACTGCATTAAACTATTCTAACGCGCCCCAGACTGATTTCCCACAAACGGATACTTTCTTGCACACACTCGTGCCAGGAAAGAGTCCCAGAATTGAGTAAGATTCTGCCCTGGCCATCTTTGATCAATAGATATGCTCATATTTCGCATAGTATTGTTGCAATTCATGGTCTAAACCCCAAAAACAAGGAACGCCATGCCGAGAGGACGTGggagctggatgggaagCTATGACTGAGGGATTTTCTCCCCAGCCAGCTACCCCAAGCTAGAATACTATTGTTCGGATATAACGCCAGTGTCAGCAttcaatcttcttctgctggagTACGCGAGCAAGCACAGAATCTACTTAACAGACTGTGGATTGAGAGACAGGTACGTAGTAATTCTTACTGTGAATTCATGGAATCTCATCACAGGATAACAGGGCTGCGAGCTCCGACCTATCATTTTTATTGCTCATAGTCTGGGTGGTATAGTAGTCAAGGAGGTATAATACCTATGATTTTGCACATACGGGCCAGTTTTTGACATCTCCAGGCACTGGTACAAGCCAAACTGGGACGAACCTACAGCTCCATTCCAGCAGCAACGTATGGCATAGCCTTTTTTGGTACCCCTCATCGTGGAAGTCACCTGGCAAAGATAGGAGAGACTGTGGCAAAAGCTGTGAGGGCTTTCCTCAGAACCCAGAACAATACCTTTATCAACGCCTTGAAAGAAAACGACTTGTACGCAAATGAGCTTTCAGCAAATTTCGAACAGTTATTGgaagattataaatatataaatttcTATGAGACTCTGCCCTTGAGAAGTCTTGGAATTGTACGTTACGCATGGAGACCCAACAGAAGCCCGCCATCTTGCTAACAGCTTTGGCCGTCCAGATTGTGGAGAAAAAGTCCGCAACATTGGGTCTTCCCGACTCACGTGAGATAATAGTAGCGTTAGCCGGAGACCACGAGAGTATCTGTCGATATCGaagcgaagaggatgataGATATATACACGTTTCAAGTCTCATTACCAGGTTTGCAGCTATAGCAATGAGGGAGTGCGACGAGGTGTCACTGTTTGGGGAGTCCAGCGCCGGATCAACTTTGGTGGGATCAACCGTGGCTGGCGAGGAGCCCGAATCTAAAATATGTAGGTTGGTTTGATTCGTCCCTTAGAGTCGATACTCATGGCTATGTTAGGTATGATCCCATTTAAGCGGAACCCAGGGTTCGTTGATCGTGAGCCGATCCTGAGCCAGCTTAAGGATACGATTGTGCCCATTGGCACAGGCCCTCGGGTTGCACTCTTCGGCCTAGGAGGTGTAGGGTAAGCTTACCCTGATGGATGCTTCTAGAAATCATGCTGAACTTCTCAGGAAATCTCAAATTGCTATAGAATTTGCTCACCAAATCTGGACAAAATCCAGACCATCGGTGTTCTGGATCAGCGCGAGTAGCATTGATCGCTTTCGCGAAGGTTATAATGCGATCTTTGATGAGCATGTTTCGTCGGACCCAGACACTAAATGTGATAAGCTTATATGTGTCAAAGAATGGCTTGAGAAGGAGCACAATGATTGGATATTGATCATTGATAATGCTGACGAAACATGCCTTTTCGAACCAAGCAAGAAGGGAAAGCAAGCTGAAGCGAATCAATCAATCCTAGAGTTCCTCCCCGAAAGCAAACATGGAGCTATTCTCGTCACAACACGGAACAGAGCAGCTGGCGTTAAGTTCACCAAGGGTGTAGCGAACGCCGTTATAGAAGTCAAGCCTATGTCCAGCGAGGAGTCAAAGAACCTTATCAAGAACAATGTGACAGACCACGTTCTTGAAGAGTGTGAAATGGATGGACTCGCTGACTTGCTAGGTCACCTACCACTGGCCATGGTCCAAGCTGCTGCCTTCATGCAAGAAAACTCAATGAGCATCAGCGAATATATAGAACTATACAACGACAGTGAGGAGACAAGCATGGATCTCCTTTGCGAGCCATTCGAGACCCTAGGACGGGACACCGGAGTTCAAAACGCGGTTGCAACAACATTGATAGTCTCGATCGATCAAATCAAGGAAAGGGACCCCAAAGCCATCGAAATACTTAGCCTCATCGCGTTCCTTGACCGAAATGACGTTCCCAAACGTCTCATCCAGCACAGGATAAAGCGTCCTTTGGAGTTGACCAAAGCCCTCGGAATACTGAAAGCCTTCTCCCTAATTGTGGCAACAGACGGAAAAGGAAACTTCTCTTTCCATCGACTGGTGCAATTAGTATTGCGGAAATGGTTGGTACTTGATGAGAAGTATGAAGAGAAATCAATACAGGCCATGGAACTGCTCGACGGGGCGTACCCCGATGCCACGTTTGAGAACTGGGGTACTTGTGCAACCTATCTTCCACATGCCCAGTCAGTTCTATCAATTATCCCAGAAGTCAAAGGTGAAGTCCGAAGAAAGCGAATCCACCTTCAGGAAGGGATAGCCTATTACCTCTGGTCGCAAGGATACTACCAAGAATCCGAAAAACTAGATGTACTGATTGTTGAGGAGAAAAAGCGGGAGTTCGGCCCTGAGCATCCCGAAACGTTAGAAAGCATTACTAGTCTAGCTGCATCTTATTACGATCAAGCAAGATGggctgaagctgaggagTTGGATTCGTTCGTTCTTGAAGTTAGACGGAAAACCCTGGGCTCGCGCGATTGTCTCACGCTCAACACTATGGCAAACCTGGCAACGACATACATGTCTCAGGACAGGCCAGAAGAGGCTGAAAAGCTTAGGGTGGAGGTATATGAAACCTCAAAGTCAGAGTTcggagaagacgacgaggacacAATCACTGCGATGGCAAGCTTGGGGAGTTTGTATCACGACCAAGGAAAAGTCGTGGAGGCGGCTGGTTTGATACAGCGTGCCCTAGCGTGGAGAAATAAGGTTCACGGCCATGACCATAAGGACTCCTTAGTCTGCGCGAGCACTCTTGCAAAGATATACCAAGCCCAGGGTAAACTAcaagaagccgaagatctCGCTGTCCAGACCCTGACTGTGTCGAAAGCTGTGCTGGGCCCGCAACACCCAGAAACTTGGGCTCGGAAGACAATGACCGCTAACATTTACTTGGAACGAGTGAAATTGGACATGGCCGAATCGCTATACTTGGAAATACTGGAGGAAAAAGAGGGCGGAAATGCCTCCCCTCACAGTATCTTCGAGTCAAAATTGCGCCTTGCCGATGTCTATCGAGCCAAAGATGACGCAAAACGAGtagaagagctggaaagcGAAGCATTGAATGGAAGCATTGAAGCGCTAGGGCCTGACCATCCATTCACCCTGAATTGCCTCTATTTCCTAGCCGTCACTTACAAGCAACACGGAAACGACACCGAAGCGATCAGGCTGATGACCTATACAACTcacaaggaggaaaagctCTTAGGTCCCTATCATGATAGCACATTAAAGTCCTTCCATATGCTAAGAGAGTGGTGTGGTGATGATGCAGCTATACAGAGGCTTTTGGATATCGAATCGGAGGGAAACGAGTCAATTTCTATTGAAGATTGGACCATGGTTGGTGGTCCAGAAAACATGCAAGCTCTGGCTGTATcttgatatatataatcgGTGGAATgaaatatattatctagtagCGCATGGGTTGCGAATAATATCATGGGTTGCAGGCTTGTAGCCCTAATCGATATTGGGGGAAATCCGAGAATACTTCGCCCTGCGGCAGGTGGTGTACAAGTGCCAAATAGAAAACAAGAATGCCGGCAAATATTTGGACTACGCTAACGCCAGTAATCTCAAGGGGACTAGTCTAGAGAAAGCTAACCGTCTCAAAGTAGACAGCCTAAGACCCTTAGCTTGGGGAACTTTATTTGCCCTTACAAAATTGCCATCCAATAAAATGCATGCAGAACTTGCACGGCCACCAGCTGGCAAAATCAGATCCATCCTATTCTTATCCCCAGACCGTGAACGCATCAAATTCCACCATCAAAAGCCCGAGGAGTAGGAAAACCTAACTCATAAAAAATGACTCGTGGAAACCAAAGAGACCGAGACCGCGAGAAGCAGCGCAAGAAAGCCGGCGCAGAGGTACGAAATCTGCTCAACCCCTTTCGTGCTCGAATTCCCTGACCAGTCACCACTGACTGCGTTCTTATCTCCATATAGAAATCTGCAAACTCGCTCTCCGGAACCGAATTCGCACgtaagaaagaagacgatgccGCAAAGATGCGTGCGAAGCAAGCAAAGGGTACGTTCAAATACTCCTGTCGCGGGATGGTTTTTTGTTCTCCCCGCCCGGGGGACCCTGGCATAGTCTCGAGAACAAAGAACTGGACCAGACTGCTGGGTCGCTCTCCTTTTGATTATTCGCTACTCTGCCGTCACCAAGACTTTCAGATTATGGGCTGATGCTAACTCGGACTTTTCCTCACCAATAGCCGACGCGAAGAAAGCCACTGAAGGCCttggagggaagaagaaatgacaCCTGCCTTGTGCCTGAGACGACCTTGGATTCCTCCG
This genomic interval from Aspergillus puulaauensis MK2 DNA, chromosome 7, nearly complete sequence contains the following:
- a CDS encoding uncharacterized protein (COG:G;~EggNog:ENOG410PHVM;~InterPro:IPR020846,IPR005828,IPR036259;~TransMembrane:3 (i41-59o87-107i119-140o);~go_component: GO:0016021 - integral component of membrane [Evidence IEA];~go_function: GO:0022857 - transmembrane transporter activity [Evidence IEA];~go_process: GO:0055085 - transmembrane transport [Evidence IEA]), producing MGFAFCSVTSHIPELSNIQLSLHICIMAWTKKPYMGLTGGWLTFWVSLACATDMTLFGYDQGVFSGVVVTPDFLEIHDLVGPTKTKILSTVTAIYDVGCFFGAMLAFTAGERLGRKKTILLGSLIMAIGTVLKASSYSLAQMFVGRVVLPCLIIWRPDPPGARFLYTTTLLKMKLLNPIHSIFLKDLLVWQI
- a CDS encoding uncharacterized protein (COG:G;~EggNog:ENOG410PHVM;~InterPro:IPR005829,IPR005828,IPR020846,IPR036259;~PFAM:PF00083;~TransMembrane:5 (i71-90o201-221i228-250o256-283i326-345o);~go_component: GO:0016021 - integral component of membrane [Evidence IEA];~go_function: GO:0022857 - transmembrane transporter activity [Evidence IEA];~go_process: GO:0055085 - transmembrane transport [Evidence IEA]); translation: MSVYKRNRAPGGIGNGLSTATAPVWQTETAQAKWRGKLVILELGLNVGGYCIVNWINYGLSFRGGAIAWRLPLALQLFFIIVLFATIPWLPESPRWLLSHGYDDEAIEVLACIEAMDLDDPYIRTQYDEIKYSIAYESDNAVRWRDLIRRNKTDSTKTLRRLVLGASTQAIQQFQGINIMSYYLPTVLINSVGLSNTMARLLTACNATSYFIFSCVAVTMIERFGRRGLMLLSGSGQFFSFLIITILLHLATTDRIYGTASVAFFFLYHVAFGLGMLGVPWLYPTEINSLPMRTKGAAVATATNWITNFAIVEITPIGIQEIGWKFWIVWTVLNAVFLPIIYFFYPETANRTLEDIDAYYRSNPPLIVVGDPDVTSARRPLKYIQREDEEVQKRAKGAHLTGPKSDGACVEHVN
- a CDS encoding uncharacterized protein (COG:S;~EggNog:ENOG410PPU0;~TransMembrane:4 (i21-42o48-68i89-106o126-148i)); amino-acid sequence: MMASLKESLAGPGYVILNALRVINIIVFLDMIAAHAVMLVKIDLLTSFFFFEAVGHAIAIGVCIFLIVSELPFFRGYFDRHWPSLGEDSGFVTLAFAMLILGIGALGDLNTKATSQEELGLTFWRIIISAGILALVVSALNVVANFAFADRDIGVSARHVRVYGAVAPHKVASRTCSQRSFRLSTKREDTLPSYSTSSPPLRRSSTAASMPRIPIKISPPLNPMRMPSANEYAPSSKYSRDSSGVTMPDLAHHPAMQYPNQL
- a CDS encoding uncharacterized protein (COG:Z;~EggNog:ENOG410PVCJ;~InterPro:IPR011990,IPR041617,IPR027417;~PFAM:PF13374,PF13424,PF07720,PF17874;~go_function: GO:0005515 - protein binding [Evidence IEA]) — translated: MAMLGMIPFKRNPGFVDREPILSQLKDTIVPIGTGPRVALFGLGGVGKSQIAIEFAHQIWTKSRPSVFWISASSIDRFREGYNAIFDEHVSSDPDTKCDKLICVKEWLEKEHNDWILIIDNADETCLFEPSKKGKQAEANQSILEFLPESKHGAILVTTRNRAAGVKFTKGVANAVIEVKPMSSEESKNLIKNNVTDHVLEECEMDGLADLLGHLPLAMVQAAAFMQENSMSISEYIELYNDSEETSMDLLCEPFETLGRDTGVQNAVATTLIVSIDQIKERDPKAIEILSLIAFLDRNDVPKRLIQHRIKRPLELTKALGILKAFSLIVATDGKGNFSFHRLVQLVLRKWLVLDEKYEEKSIQAMELLDGAYPDATFENWGTCATYLPHAQSVLSIIPEVKGEVRRKRIHLQEGIAYYLWSQGYYQESEKLDVLIVEEKKREFGPEHPETLESITSLAASYYDQARWAEAEELDSFVLEVRRKTLGSRDCLTLNTMANLATTYMSQDRPEEAEKLRVEVYETSKSEFGEDDEDTITAMASLGSLYHDQGKVVEAAGLIQRALAWRNKVHGHDHKDSLVCASTLAKIYQAQGKLQEAEDLAVQTLTVSKAVLGPQHPETWARKTMTANIYLERVKLDMAESLYLEILEEKEGGNASPHSIFESKLRLADVYRAKDDAKRVEELESEALNGSIEALGPDHPFTLNCLYFLAVTYKQHGNDTEAIRLMTYTTHKEEKLLGPYHDSTLKSFHMLREWCGDDAAIQRLLDIESEGNESISIEDWTMVGGPENMQALAVS
- a CDS encoding 4F5 domain protein (COG:S;~EggNog:ENOG410Q265;~InterPro:IPR007513;~PFAM:PF04419); the protein is MTRGNQRDRDREKQRKKAGAEKSANSLSGTEFARKKEDDAAKMRAKQAKADAKKATEGLGGKKK